The Elaeis guineensis isolate ETL-2024a chromosome 14, EG11, whole genome shotgun sequence genomic sequence TAAGATTTTAAGAGGACCAGCCTGGGTCAGGCATCTCTTTGATCTGATAACTAGTATCGCCGCCCTGCCCAACTCTACCAGCAGGCTCCTTCTTTTGCAATGCTTAATAAGATCTCCCAGGGCTAAATTCTTGTTAAAGCCATCTCTACCATAAAATTCGCATAATTGGCCCACATAATTCGTCCGccgtttattttttttgtttttgttaaaTAGTTTCGCTTTGCTTGTGGAAAGCTTGGAGAATTACCGAAGTTTCCTATAAAGGATTTTGTTCATTATGAGATTCTCGGGCAGAAGATGGAAACATGTCCCGATTGAGGCAATATGCACATCTAATCAAGTCCTAAACCtacttaattatattattatttaaatgatTATGACACGATTATTGGCTGTCAGATACCCCTCCAATCAATCAAGTCCCCCGATTGCACGGTTAAAAACTTTCCTAATAATACCACCAGAttcttccaatgattttctaccTTAATTCAATTCGTGAGTCACCGTTCCAATCGAATCTAAATTGCAGCGCATTTCTTGATATCCTCCGTCCCTCTTTTCCCTCTTTTTATTCTATAAATACCGACCGGACCCCACCCACCACGGAGTAGCTACCACCAGCGGCCATGGCTAGGAAGAAGGTGAATCTGGCATGGATCGCGAATAACTCCACCCGGAGGGCGACCTTGAAGAAGAGGAGCAAGGGGTTGGTGAAGAAGGTGAGCGAGCTCTCCACGCTCTGCGACGTAAAAGCTTGCCTCGTGGTCTACGAGCCCCAGGAGTCGCTTCCGGTCGTGTGGCCCTCCGTCCACGAGGCGGCGCGACTCGTGGCCCGCTTCCGGAGCATGCCGGAGATGGAGCAGTCCAAGAAGATGATGAACCAGGAAGGATTCCTCCAGCAGCGCGTGGTGAAGCTGCAGGACCAGCTGCGGAAGAATCAGCGCGAGAATCGCGAGATCCAGACGACGCTGCTCATGTACGAAGGCCTCGCCGGCCGGAGCCTCCACAACGTCGGCATGGAGGAGGTGGCGAGCCTCGCATGGATGCTGGAGATGAGAATGAAGATGGTGCAGCAGCGGATCGAGATGCTCACGGCGCAGATGGCCGAGCCGTCGAGCCACGTATTGCCGGCGGCAACGCTGATGGAGGAACCCACGCCGGTGATGGAGATGTTGACGGCGCAGATGGCCGAGCCGTCGAGCCAGGTGATGGAGATGGTGGGGGCGCAGATGGCGGAGGCGTCGAGCCAGGTGGTTCCCCCGGTGGTGCCGATGCCGGCGATGGAGATGATGGGGGTGCAGATGGCCTCGCAGAGCACCGAGGCGTCGAGGAAAGCGGTGCCACCGGTGGCGCCGCTGGTGCAGGGACCGATGCCGGTGATCAAAGAGAAGACGGCGATGGAGGCGGCGATGGAGGCGCTCCAGACGCCGAACTGGTTCGGGGACGTGATGGATCCTAACGGCAACATGATGCACGAGATGGTGCAGCCCTACGTAGACAATACCAACCCATGGCTTCACCCCTACTACTTCCCCTTTAACTGAAGATAATATGCATCTCTACTGCTACTGCTGGTGCTTTTAATCTTGATCGAGTCCTTCACTTTTAGTGACAATAACTCTAGTCTGACTTTCTCTTATGGTTGCTTTTTGTTAGGGTACTTGTTTTGGTCTTCTTCTTCCTGGGTATTCTCatgtttataaataaatttatatcacGGAAGGGTTTCATCTATCATTAgagttataaataaatttatatcacGTATGGGGATGACAATTTTCATGAcaccatataaaatttttatattaatgttGGACTTATATAAATTTGTGTCGATCTATTTACGACACAAAGAATTTTGTATCATGCCGGATGTTAACCTGTAAATTCGTTTATGAAAcgtttaatccatatatggaaaaaatatataattttatataaaataattatattattttgttgaaaaaattttagatagatttatagttaTGATTGTGGACTTGTTTGGTCCTTTATTGCTGGTATCTTTGTTTGGATTATTGATGTTTATTATGATTGGTGTTTTGTTAGCATATTGcattattgatattttttaatcttGGTTATTATTGTGTATTTATATGATATTTGTGTGAGTTTGGATTATTGATGTTTATTATGATTGGTGTTTTGTTAGCATATTGcattattgatattttttaatcttGGTTATTATTGTGTATTTATATGATATTTGTGTGAGTTGTAATTTGCAtggttgttatttatttatgtgtcgAATATgttgtttaaatattttaaaacaaatttattcattaaaaatttatattttatgtaaaaTAGATTATTTATGTTAAACATGTCGTGTAAACGTATTAACTAGACACGATACGTTTAATAATTATGTTAAACAGATAAcacgtttaataaatagattcgtatgtgttagaaaattttgatatatttattaatcatatcgtGTTCGTGTTCTTCATAGTCATATTCATGTCAAAATTATGTCGACACAATTACAGCACGCGAACACGAGTTACTACCCCCTAAGATTTTAGTATTTGGGTGGTTATTTTTTGGGTTGATAATCATAAAGAGGATGGATTAGTCTAGACATCAGATTCATTATACTAATATGAATTGCCACCCCTAAGATTTTAGTATTTGGGTGGTTATTTTTTGGGTTGATAATCATAAAGAGAATGGATTAGTCTAGACATCAGATTCATTatactaatataaatatatatatatatatatatagagagagagagagagtagatgtTATGATATGCTTATGCTTTTGCGTTTTTTCAATCTTTATGAGGTCTACTATGATTGTTTGCGAATGGGCCTCGAGAAAAGTATTTGAATGCATGGAACTGGCCATTGGTCATAggcttttcttcaattttttattttttatccttcatttccaaattaaagaaaaaagtgGATGGCTGTTGGGAGACTCTAGCAGCTATGAGGAAAGCGATCAGCTTTTATTTCTACTTCGTGGTAGCAATGTAAGGGTTGAAAGCGCATTCTAAATAATATCTATCTGCATAAATGAGTTGACAAATTTAGGACACATGGAAACTACACTGATATTATTATGACCTGGCCCAATTGAGCCCTAAACCCAGCCCACAAaaacccatcaaaaaaaaaaaaaaatttgaggaagactcccatagggagtcttcttcctcccaaccAGCTCCTAAACAAAGTCGGAAagctcaccggagaggagtcaaactccttcgctccgactctatttaaggaggaaaaCCCCTTCTTCCTTCATCCACTTGAGAATCCCGAGGCAAAATGGCACGAATCGTCGAAAAATCTTTGCGGAAGCCCGTCACCGTGCATGCTTTGATTTCTCGTCGGAGACatcaccggagctcgaggtaagctccggtttctcttcctctcttctcccccttcttttccatgcccgtgtgcacgatcgccggcgaccgaagtcatcggattttgttgcggaagaaatccTTATTTTTTTGTTGTTCTTCTAGATTTTTCGGTGCTGGTGGTCACCGCTGACCACCAGATTCATTTCTTTCGAGCCACCCCATCGTCGCCCTTTCACCATCGGCCACCATTGTGTCGATCGCGTCGCTGATCGGCCAACCAAAGAAGGGGACCACACAGTCCCTTATTTCGCCCAAaagaggccacgggaagaaggaagaaaaagaaaaagaaaaagaaaaaaaaaaaaagaagaagaaaaatagaaaaataataaatagactctctctccctcttttcttctctctctaatctctctctaatctttctctctttctctctctactttctctctctaaaattctctctctatgtTATTTctatctcctaagatttttaaaattttgagaagaatgttaatgaattgaaattgatcctaataatgAATTTTAATCTGTGATCACTGGATAGTATACCGgcatccaccttgatcagacctaatattttttaagattctatttccatgattttattgaattatccacattataattttagtatgatttgatctgatcaatcggatttattgaatcatatcgtctgaagagtccaagatgaattttctctctaaaattttttctctctaaaattatttctctcttgattgatttctctctttaaaaagatttatcaataaagaaatttttttaatatttttgatctgataaagaatcctgatccatgattgccGGGCAGCATattggcactcaccttgatcagactcgatatttttcaatttgattatccatgatcctgatttaaccatgacttggattatatcattttgatcacaccaatcgagatgttggactatggcatctgattaaattagattgtaTCTCAagaattctctctcctttgattttctctctccacttgattcatgaaccctatgggagtcttcttctcccgatcgactcctaatcggagttgaAAAATCTTACCGAAGAGAAGTCAAACTCCTcctctccgactctatttaaaggagagatctcttttctcttcctcccATCAAGAAATCAAGAGCCAAACAGCAAGGATCGTCGGAGTTTTCTCGCAGAAATCTTCACCGTGTTTGCCTCAATTTCTCATCGGAGACATCACCGGAGCTCGAGATAAGCCccgatttctctccctctcttctcccccttccttcccatgcCCGTGTGCACGATCATCAGCGATCGGAGTCGCCAGATTTTATTGTGAAAGAAATCTCTATTTTTTTGTTGTTCTCTCAGTTTTTTGACAtcggtggtcaccaccgaccgtCGGATTCACTTCTTCCGAGCCACCCTATCGTCATTCTTCCACTGTCGGCCACCATCATGCCGATCGCACTGCTGATCGGCTGACCAAAGGAGAGGACCACACGGTCTCCTGTTTCGCCCAaaggaggccacgggaagaaaaagaaaaagaaaagaaaaagaaaaagaaaaaaagaaaaagaagaagaaaaatagaaaaataataaacaaactctctcttctctctctccctcttttcttctctctctaatctttctctactctctctctactttctctctttagaattctctctctagattatttctctctcctaagatttttaaaattttgagaagaatgatgatgaattaaaattgatcctaataatgaattttgatatgtgatcgtcggatggtataccagcatccactttgatcagacctaatattttttaagattctattttttataattttattaaattatccacatgataaatttagcatgatttgatctgatcgatcagatttgttgaatcatatcatctgaagagtccaagatgaattttctctctctaaaattttttctctaaaactgTTTCTCCCtcttgatcgatttctctctctaaaaagatttatcaatgaattttttttttaatatttctgatctgatgaagaatcctgatccatgattgtcagacagcgtactgacaCTTATCTTGATCAGAcccgatatttctcaatttgattatccatgatcctgatttaatcatgacttggattagatcattttgatcacacCAATCAAGATGTTGGACTATGATATCTGATTAAATTggattgtatctcatgaattctctatcttttgattttctctctccatttgattcatgaacccaatgaagaaacctcagtcttatcacttcgaatccgatttaatctgatagtcaaattttggatcatttatgtctgttgggtataaaatacccccccagccgaagttcatactAGGAATGACTCTCCCGGGACTCtaccgacgtccaaccttgggcgacatctttccgaacctctccgacagtcgagcttccacaatattcccaagttctgccgacggataaactcccgcagcttcttccacaagtgtcgaccgggttcccccgacggatgaactcctgccgcatctctcgGGCTTCTCcagtgataagcttcttcggttgtccatcaggctgctccaagtgctctctggattctgctATCGatcgatctcctacaagggtcaaccgttctccggaccccttccggatcttttccgacaggattcgatcgactccaatccgaatttctttcagaactacgtcagttcatcagtggccgaactttcccaacagcagatctccacgacggacgggctccatccaagtctctacggcggtcgaccgccttctgggtttcatccgggctcctacgggagccagacttcttctccgaactcctactgcaggtagacttcgtccgagctcctacgggagccggacctcagccctgagctcccattgcaggtagacctcatccgaattcttacaagggccggactccgagcccccaccacaagcaatCTACATCGAgtttctactacaagcgatctactccgagcttctgctataagcgatctactccgagctactactacaagcggtctacttcaaatttctactgtaagcctccacctgagatTTCCTTGTGAACGAAgtcctttcgaacttctattgcaggcaggcttcgaccgagcttcctcaacaaatgatccccatccggacttctacgggaaccagactccgatcgaacttctgtagcggatagattccggatgaactcctacgacacacgggctccagcagccgaacccctctagcgggtgaacctctccagcaccatctgacatccactgccggtcgaccttctgacggattctgcgtgaaactgaacttcgtccactgaaagcccctgaccgagcttctacagcagatgacctttgcctgcagtactagcgcccaaggcacccaacggtagaaagctcgccagcaacatctgagctcctctcaaacggagagctatccctctccaccagacaccccaaccgagcttcggccgacaggcctggactccttggcaggccacagtaatggctacgactctgctccacttcctataacggatcccatgcggctccatcatgctctggcaagtcacgacaacggacatcactccactctccacaatagactccacatggcaggccatggtgatggccacgactccactccactactctccgtaacaaactcctcatggccccgaacggcccactaccgggcgattacagacgtcgctatcaatctgttacgccctccgcctataaaaaggggacccccagatatgttattctctaagctctaatctctatctaaaaactctgctaaaattttcattcgagcactccattcttgttgaggcagagaactaacttgagcatcggagggttttgccggagcacccccaactctggtttagactttctttgcaggtctcgatggcaaccgtgactccctcgactccagcttctccgacgccggtggatttttgcatcaacaggattggcgctagaggaagggtctgtgtctttgcagtacccttgttcttaaaggagcactcaatgggaccatctctggtcatcttctccgacatctccttcTCTGGTTGCcttcctgatctccacctgatgcctccccgaagggcatccactaggcggtcaacgacctccgcggccagatctcagcgagctccgctagccccggcctcatctccgatttttcaggctcctcctcctccgacgatgacagtcggtatggagcagtttgacctactggttcaacaggtcaaaggcctcaccgaagcagtgcaggccatgcaatagCAGCCGCAGCAGTCGCAGACatcggtgcggctggaaagagcatcgtcggagttccagaatccgacgatcgggcaggccacttgggccaaccGCCCTAtctttcccagaaaagaaaaatagaaggtgGAGAGTCCtccgtctgatcatgattcaacccccggagagtccctgcctctgctccaccagaagaccctcgaggcccgcaatcgagaggacctcctagatcatagattccaggagatgaaccagcagatcgaagagctccgccgtgctcccactgcttacggtgaggacatctgcactgaccctcctttctctcaaatgatcatgtaggaatcaatcccgccgaacttcaagctcccccaattcgagagctacgacgggacttcgaacccggtcgaccatctggaggcctttcgaactatgatgctgctccatggcacgccagacgccatcttgtgtcgagcttttccatctaccttgaagggagcaataaggaattggtactcgacactgaagctgggtacaatcttctcctttgactagATGAGTCactagttcgtggctcatttcgtcagcagccggcatccccagcgaggttcggagtccctcatctacatcaagcaaaaggagggagaatccatccgagcttacgcaACCATTTCAACGCCGTcgccctggaggtccggaacctggaccaatcggttgcaatggctgcCTTAAAGAGcgaccttcaaaagaatgatctcctcttctccctagaaaagaagtatctcagagactttgccgatctactggctcgggtcgaaggatatgcccgagcagaggaagccttcaagctgaaggatgaggaatcTGTGAAGGAGCGGCAAGCGGGCGACTctagcaagcccacagttgaaagagggcagagtgaagctcggccacattctcggactcctcccgggcacaagcgcgcccaaacTCCTCCCCAAGCaggcaggcagagaagtccggaccgtaGGGTTCGGCAgggctctcccctaggaagattctgcagctatgccccccttaaCGCGTCGAAAAtgtaagtgctgatggaggtcagggagcagctcccaaggcaagaaaagatgcgcacacacctcgaaaaatgcaatcctaacaagttctgcctctaccatcatgaccacggccatgacacagaggaatacattcaacttcgagatgagatcgaggagctcatcagacgaggtcagctcaacaggttcattcgacgccgacctgagggtagagaggatcggccaagggccctgccacaacctgagccgtcgaggagggaagagcagcccggagatcgacctccaattgggatcattaactccatctctggaggacctcaacggggagcagaccttctacgaccatgggatttgaaaaacctgtaaatgtattactaacgactttgctttaaatcaagattcctttcagatttgtatatcttttccttttggcatggacccgtaacgacaggggataaccccttcagacaatgaaaacaaatccatgttaagaacaggaagagaaccttgtcctaacatgggcaaaattgaaagtccgattattttaagaccggacggAGAGAGAGGCCcatacaacggtccttatgtgcccccacagccatgttaggaacaggaggagaaccttgtcctaacatgggcaaagttgaaattctgtttattttaagaccggacggggggagaggcccatacaacggcccttatgtgcccccatggtcatgttagggacaggaggagaacctcaccctaacatgagcaaggtcgaaggcccaattctccttagatcggatggggggagaggccctacaatgcccatatgtgcccccacagccctgttagggacaggaggagaacctcaccctaacatgagcaaagtcgaaggctcggttacttttagaccgaatggggggagaggccctgcaacgcccatatatgcccccacagccctgttagggacaggaggagaacctcgccctaacatgagcaaagtcgaaggcccggttacttttagaccagatggggggagaggccctgcaacgcccatatatacccccacagccttgttagggacaggaggagaacctcgccctaacatgagcaaagtcgaaggcctggttacttttagaccggatggggagagaggccctgcaatgcccatatgtgcccccacagtcctgttaggaacaggaggagaacctcgtcctaacctgagctgaaattgactacattagggataggaggagaacctcatcctgacgccaact encodes the following:
- the LOC140853767 gene encoding agamous-like MADS-box protein AGL80, whose translation is MARKKVNLAWIANNSTRRATLKKRSKGLVKKVSELSTLCDVKACLVVYEPQESLPVVWPSVHEAARLVARFRSMPEMEQSKKMMNQEGFLQQRVVKLQDQLRKNQRENREIQTTLLMYEGLAGRSLHNVGMEEVASLAWMLEMRMKMVQQRIEMLTAQMAEPSSHSTEASRKAVPPVAPLVQGPMPVIKEKTAMEAAMEALQTPNWFGDVMDPNGNMMHEMVQPYVDNTNPWLHPYYFPFN